One genomic window of Dasypus novemcinctus isolate mDasNov1 chromosome 31, mDasNov1.1.hap2, whole genome shotgun sequence includes the following:
- the LOC105744608 gene encoding endogenous retrovirus group K member 6 Gag polyprotein, whose amino-acid sequence MGASFSSQQAPQVWVLAGLLACHQCKVSAKQLQTYWDLLIPFNPWLSTTNLWDPDTYRMLVDRVSAAMEHENKRFPPGLIPTLIAIHSCLLGAALPVTAYNCARPDPLEQGNSDPTDNDSASLVFQLNNILEEDEATPGPLLPSKIQNDLAPKGHLAVEQNGDSATAGCLPSANKQDGKLPPSSSANTRKSLYPELPPLPSPDKQEEVNLKEEPLPHSPPTGAVASGAEMRAGLHNPSLSNTTAPPSGSPMLTLSLPSTFSPALNPTLAFTPSTLHPLTLPPVAPPPMLLTFHQAMPPPQQPPQLYPVNLMPTPQCPLPWYLYSPSEVKRLCEAVREDGLGSPYAQQLLNDISLNLNLPYDWQAVARAILTPGQFVNWRAHFQDQAEQQVRANHPNGITFPLNAFLGLPPYNVPAAFAQATAVFWDQLQSIAMRAFGNCSAIKTETFTKLVQGKEEDFSAFVSRVQEACARKVTNEQAQAALAWELILEGANPVCKQAIASKWEGSLHEWILACKDLDQTSHTLATSFTSALALAMGPCFRCNQERHFARDCPNSKGAPPPKRPPEPNTPSTPCPKCKRGYHWARDCHSRSNINGKPLNFKGGKPQPHPQEAHHLPKP is encoded by the coding sequence ATGGGagcctctttctccagccagCAGGCCCCGCAGGTTTGGGTGCTTGCTGGCCTACTGGCCTGCCACCAATGTAAGGTTTCGGCCAAGCAGCTCCAGACTTATTGGGATTTACTGATCCCCTTCAATCCCTGGCTTTCCACCACCAATCTATGGGACCCTGACACCTACCGCATGCTAGTTGATCGTGTTTCTGCCGCTATGGAACATGAAAACAAGCGCTTCCCCCCTGGCCTTATTCCCACGCTTATTGCCATCCACTCTTGCTTACTCGGTGCCGCTCTGCCTGTCACAGCCTATAACTGTGCCCGGCCAGACCCCCTCGAACAGGGCAATTCCGACCCCACGGATAATGATTCTGCCTCCTTAGTTTTTCAGCTTAATAACATCCTGGAGGAAGACGAGGCCACCCCGGGTCCACTGCTGCCCTCTAAAATCCAAAATGATCTTGCCCCAAAAGGCCACCTTGCCGTCGAACAAAATGGCGATTCCGCCACCGCCGGGTGCCTCCCTAGTGCTAACAAACAAGATGgcaaacttcctccttcttcctcggCTAACACACGGAAGTCTCTGTATCCGGAGCTTCCTCCTTTGCCATCCCCTGACAAACAGGAAGAGGTCAACTTGAAAGAGGAACCATTACCTCACTCGCCCCCAACTGGAGCGGTTGCCTCGGGGGCAGAAATGAGGGCGGGGTTACACAACCCCTCTCTAAGCAATACCACAGCACCACCTAGCGGTAGCCCTATGTTAACCCTGTCCCTCCCTAGCACCTTCTCCCCTGCTTTAAACCCAACACTCGCTTTTACTCCAAGCACCCTGCACCCGCTTACTCTTCCTCCGGTGGCCCCTCCCCCCATGCTGCTTACCTTCCATCAAGCCATGCCCCCGCCTCAACAACCCCCTCAGCTATACCCGGTCAACCTAATGCCTACGCCTCAGTGCCCCCTCCCCTGGTACCTGTACAGTCCTTCGGAGGTAAAGCGCCTGTGTGAGGCCGTCCGGGAGGATGGACTAGGCAGCCCTTACGCCCAACAACTCCTTAATGACATCTCACTTAACTTAAACCTCCCCTATGACTGGCAAGCCGTTGCCCGAGCCATCCTTACTCCCGGCCAGTTTGTTAATTGGCGAGCCCACTTTCAAGATCAGGCTGAGCAGCAGGTGAGGGCCAACCACCCCAACGGCATTACTTTTCCCCTGAATGCCTTCCTCGGCTTACCGCCCTACAACGTCCCGGCAGCCTTCGCTCAGGCCACTGCCGTTTTCTGGGATCAGCTCCAGAGCATAGCTATGCGTGCTTTTGGCAATTGCTCCGCTATAAAAACTGAAACCTTCACTAAGCTTGTTCAGGGCAAGGAGGAGGATTTTTCTGCCTTTGTTTCGAGAGTTCAAGAGGCGTGTGCCCGCAAAGTAACCAATGAGCAGGCCCAAGCGGCTCTCGCGTGGGAGCTCATCTTAGAGGGGGCAAACCCTGTTTGCAAGCAAGCCATTGCTTCCAAATGGGAGGGTAGCCTCCATGAGTGGATTTTGGCCTGCAAAGACCTAGACCAAACCTCTCATACCCTTGCCACCTCCTTCACTTCTGCCCTTGCTTTGGCCATGGGACCTTGTTTCCGATGTAACCAGGAAAGACACTTTGCCCGCGACTGCCCCAACTCAAAGGGAGCCCCGCCTCCCAAAAGGCCACCGGAGCCAAACACACCTTCTACCCCATGTCCGAAGTGTAAGAGAGGCTATCATTGGGCCAGAGATTGTCACTCACGGTCAAACATAAACGGCAAGCCTTTAAACTTCAaagggggcaagcctcagccccacccccaagaggcacACCACCTGCCAAAACCCTAA